The sequence CGGCGTCTCTGGTAAAGACAATATAATGCCGATGACAATGATATAAACGACACTCGGAATAGGGAAAGGCAGCGACTTTCCAAGAGCTTGCCCGACACAGGCAATTACGATTAGAAGAAGCATGCCAAAGGCAGCCTCACCAGAGAATGCTTGGTAGCCAAGCCAATTGCCAATAAACGCAACAAGACCAACAATAAAGAAGAGCATTATCGATTCTTGGATGGACTTCATCTATGGTCTGTCTCCTTTCCAACGCCTAAACAGCGCATACAACTTTTCCGTTAATGGCAAAGCAATGAAGACGCTCACAAATAAACCGGTGCCATAGGTGAGTAGGTTGCTGGCGCCAGCGAAAGCGATAATTTGCGTCTCAAACTCTGGATAAGCAGCAATGAGCGCCCCGCTTGCTGCTGCCATCATACTGCCGCTGCCAACTCCAGCAGCCATCGCCAACGATAAAGGATGGAGTGGGGTGAAAGTAGCTAAAAAACCAGAAATAAGTCCATAAAACAGAGCGCCAAAAACAGTGCCAAATACGTAAATCGTTGTAACCCCTTTGCCTTCTGGAGAGTCAAAGCCGAACTTGTCATAAATAATCCCTAAATTGGGCTCTCGTCCGATAGAGTGGGTCATGCCAATGCTTTCTCGCTTCATTCCTAGCAGCAAAACGGCAACGGGCAGTGCTAAGAAAATGGTGCCGAAATTGCCGATTTCTTGTAAAAGCAAGGCGGGACCAGCAGCAATCACATTTTTCAAGTCTGGCCCTATAGTGACACCGATTTTGGCAATCAGCAGCGCTACACTGAGCGTAATGATTGGTTCTGCATGTTTGGATTGTGTTTCTTTCACGAGTGGCGTGAAATACAAGGCTAACCCGAATACAAGGGCAAACAGCATCGGCAAGAGCATGATCATTCCTGCTCCTAAGCGAATTTCAATCACGCCAATCATTTCTGCAACGACAACAATGCCTAATACGAGTAAGTGAAGTCGCCAGTCGGTGAGGAAACGTTTTTGTTTATTCATAGTTCCCGCCTTTCTTGTGAACAGGGAAATCAATGGTGCAGAATCATTTCCAGGTAATTAGTAAACAGCAGTGGCGTCTTTCTCGCCTTTGCCTTGATGGAGCGCTGAGCGGTAGAGCTGGTTGACAGTGCCAGCAGCATGCTGGGGCTTGCGCGAATCTTGCGACAATGCCATGTAGAGTTCAAGATCTTTAGCCATATGCTTTAAGTAGAACAACACATTATCGTACGAGCCGGAAATTAAATTTTCTCCAAAAACGTCTAGGACGCGATTATGGCCAGAACTTTGTTGAATGATTTCGGCAAGAAGCCGTCTAGACACGCCATGGTCGCTAGCAACAGCCATTGTTTCGCTCAGCAGCGTCGTAATCCCAGCAACAAGCATGTTGTTGCACAGCTTGACCGTTTGCCCAGCTCCAGAATCGCCCACATACAGAATGGTATCGCCGAGTATGTCTAGTAGCGGTTTTACACTGAAGTAAGCATGTTTGTCGCCGCCAACCATGATTGTTAGCGTTCCGGCATCGGCTCCAGCAGGACCCCCGCTGACAGGGCAGTCTAGGTAATGAATTCCTTTAGCAGCAGCTGCTTTCTCCATTGCTAATGTCGTTTGCACATCCGTCGTGCTAAGATCCAATAAAAAGCCACCCGTTTGTATATGACAAAGCAAGCCTTCTTTGCCTGCAACTGTTTCGGCAACAATGTTCGGTGAAGGAAGAGATAGCAAGACATACTTTGCCTTCTTTGCTACAGCAGCACCGTTTTCGACAAAGCGAGCTCCTTGTTTTTCCAATGGTTCCCGCCATTTGGACATGTCGTCATAAATATAAACGGAATAGCCGGCGCTTAAAAGGGACGTAGCCATTCCTTTTCCCATTGCGCCACAGCCAATAAGACCAACTGTTTTCATCGCTACCTCCTAAGGTTTAAGATAGACTGCTTTTGTGTCAACCCAAAAATCAAGGGCAGTGCTTCCTTGTTCCCGCGGCCCAATGCTCGAATTTTTCTTGCCGCCAAAAGGCAATTGGTTTTCGTAGTGGTTGGAAGGGATGTTAATATGAGTCACCCCTGTTTCAATTCGGCGAACAAATTCATGGGCTTTTTGCAAATTGGTTGTATAAATGGCCGAAGAGAGACCAAAATCTGTCTGATTGGCGACGGCGATCGCTTCTTCAAAAGAATCGACTTCCATTATCGCCACTACGGGAGCGAACACTTCCTCTTGGGCAATGGCCATCTCTGGCGTAACGCCGCTTAGCACGGTCGGCGCGACGAAGTAGCCTTTGTCTTTTCCTTCACCTAAAAGACGCTTGCCGCCGCATTCTAGCTTCGCGCCTTCTTTAACAGCAATGTCTACATAATGGAGGTACTTGCGAAGCTGCGCCTCATTGGCAACGGGGCCGTTTTCCATGCTTTCATCAAAGCCATCGCCAACGCGAATGGCAGTTGCTTTTTCGACGAGTTTGGAAGTAACCGTTTTAGCGATGTTTTTAGGAACGATAACGCGAGAGGTTCCTGTGCAGCTTTGCCCGTTGTTCAGAAGCCCGCTAATGACGATTCCAGAAACAGCTTTATCCAAGTCAGCATCCTCTAAAATAACCGTTGCGTTTTTTCCGCCCATTTCCGCCTGCATTTTTCCTCCTCGGTTTGTAACGGATCGGCCTAATCGCAAACCGACATCGGAAGAACCAGTAAACGAAATTGCCTTTAACGTTCGATTTTCGCCTAATTCTTGTCCAACTTTGTCGCCGTCCCCGGTGACAAGATTCAAAACGCCTTTTGGTGTTCCTGCCTGGATAAACAACTCAACGAGTCTCGTGGCAATTTGGACAGTATCATTATGGGGCTTGTAAACCACTGTATTTCCTGCAATTAAAGCAGGGGCAATTTTATAAATCCCGATGCCTAAAGGGAAATTAAAAGGGGTAATGACGCCAACAGGACCAAGTGGCTCTTTGATCGTATAAGCAAACGTCTCGGGATTGCCTGCAGGCACAGTCTCTCCTGCCAGCCTATTGGCGGCGCCGCTAAAATGTTTGAGTGCTTGAATGGAGGCATCTACTTCTTTCCGAGCGGCGGCAATCGTTTTTCCAACTTCCTTTGTAATAATTGCCGCCAGTTTGTCCTTTTCTGCTGCTAATAAAGGCATTAATTGATAAAGGACGTCTGCCCGTTCAATTGCGCTTTTGTTTTTCCAGTTAGGAAAAGCAAAAGCGGCACTCTTAATGGCGAGCCGCGCATCTTCTGCTGTAGATGCTTGGTAGGCGCCAAGGATTTTATCATAGTTGGCAGGGTTGCTGCGATAAAAGACATTTCCTGAAATAGACGCTTTCCATTCGCCATCAATGTAGTTTAAGTATGTTTGCACCATGTGTCGATCACCTCAACTTGTGTTTGTTTGTCTATGATTATAATATTCTGACGAAACAAACGGGATATGGTGTGCTACATGTTTTTCGCCGTTTTATTGTGGCTGTCCACATACAGGTCATAGGCAACCATGAGTTGGAGCCACTGTCTTTCATTTTGAAAGGAAATGTCTAGTACTTGCTCGATCCGTTTCACTCGTTGATAGAGCGTGTTGACGTGGATGTGCAATTGTTTAGCCGTTTGTTGCCGGGCGCCTCTTCCGTTTTCGATTAATGCCGCAAGAGTGGCGATGTAATCAGGTTCTAGGTCGAGGAGTGGCTGCAAATAGTCAATCACAAAATCGCGCTTCGTCTGTTCGTCTAAAGAACGCCAAAGCCTGCGGCAGCCAAGGTTTTGATAACGAACAAGAGGGGCGTCGCTTTTCATTTCAGCAGCAAGCACCGCTTCCCGGTAAGACGAAGCGACGTCGGCAATCATCCTTGGGCGGCTTAGGCCGACAACTAGATGATAGTGGCGCTGCAAATAAGTCGCAAGCTGATCGATATAGGCACAAGAAGAAGCAAGGATGACATAACGCCCTTCGTAAACAGAAAAATGCCCATTTGGGAAGTAAGCTTGGACTGTTGTTTCAATTTGGCGAGTAAGCGCAATGTTGTCGCTAACACCGCCTGCAAGCACGAAACAATAAATAGGGGCGCGTGGCAAGGATTCTACAGAACGATAGTCTCCATTCAATAGGTCTTGGAACGCGCAATTGCGCCTGTGAAGCGCTTGTTCATAATCGTCATACTGTTTTTCAAGCTCGCTAGCAAGCATTAACGCAGCAAACTCAAGGATGTTCCGGTCGACCACTGATAAAGTCGCCAATGGCCGCCGGGGGCGAAGGTAACCGAGGCGTTTTCGCTTGCGTATGATCGGAATCGCTTCGTCTTCCTTCACACTCGCTTCAATCGTGCAAGGCGTGTGCACAAGCTGTTCCAACCGGGTAAGGACATGTTCCAGCCCTCCGTCATGCAACGATTGTGCGAGTATTTCTTTTGCATCGCTATAGGCGAGTGCCTGATGCAAGCGGACGTTCTCAATTGCCAGTGCTGCCTGGTGGGCAAGCCCGAGAGCAATGGCAACATCTTTTTTATGAAAAGGGATGCTGCTTGAATAGCGATTTAATGTAAATGTGCCAAGACAACGGCCATTGGACAGGAACGGCACATTAATGGAGCTCGTAACGTCGAGTTTGTATGTGCCCTCGCGAAACCATTTCCAGTTTTCTGGAGAGATGTTGGCCATGTTCTGCTTGATCTCATGTTTGCCGAGGCAAAGGTATGGTTTTTTGCTGAGAAACACTTTTCCCGTCAACGATTCACCGGGTTTAAAAGCGAGTCGCCGTAAACTTTGTACAGAGACGCCTGTGCCTGCGCCAAGCCGAAGCACTTTTTGATTCTCGTCGTATAAATAGATGATCGCCATATCCACATGAGGGATAAAGGCATCAACTGTGTCAAGCAATAGACGAAGAATGCTCTGCTCATCGCTTGCTTCGGCTGCTAACTGATTAAATCGAAAGAAAGTCGCTATGTCGTTTGCTTGTCCAACTTTCATTTTCATGCCCTCCATTCATTGAAAAAATAGATGATTCCAATTTTACTTGATTCGTTCTCCTTTTAGTAGAGTCGGCATGTATCGATGTGAAAATGTGGCCTATCGTGACGTTAATAGTAGTTTATTGTTTGGCTTGTGGGCTATTCCGGCTTTTTTCGCCATGTTGGGAAAACAGCCAACATGATATACATTTTTAAAATCCTTGGATATAATCAGGATAAGTTACCAATTACTTCCGAAAGGTTGGTGCCTATGGCTTCTTCTATTTCACCTGAAAAATTAGGCGCAAAAATTGTTGAATGGTACAGCTGTATCGTCTCTCGTGAGGTTGAACAAGCAGAAGAATATAAACAGGAAATTGGCCAATTGGTCAATCAGCTTGAAAGATCCGACGAAAAAGTGTTGTCCTATTACTCGCTTGTTTTG is a genomic window of Shouchella clausii containing:
- a CDS encoding NAD(P)-dependent oxidoreductase, giving the protein MKTVGLIGCGAMGKGMATSLLSAGYSVYIYDDMSKWREPLEKQGARFVENGAAVAKKAKYVLLSLPSPNIVAETVAGKEGLLCHIQTGGFLLDLSTTDVQTTLAMEKAAAAKGIHYLDCPVSGGPAGADAGTLTIMVGGDKHAYFSVKPLLDILGDTILYVGDSGAGQTVKLCNNMLVAGITTLLSETMAVASDHGVSRRLLAEIIQQSSGHNRVLDVFGENLISGSYDNVLFYLKHMAKDLELYMALSQDSRKPQHAAGTVNQLYRSALHQGKGEKDATAVY
- a CDS encoding DUF3100 domain-containing protein, translating into MNKQKRFLTDWRLHLLVLGIVVVAEMIGVIEIRLGAGMIMLLPMLFALVFGLALYFTPLVKETQSKHAEPIITLSVALLIAKIGVTIGPDLKNVIAAGPALLLQEIGNFGTIFLALPVAVLLLGMKRESIGMTHSIGREPNLGIIYDKFGFDSPEGKGVTTIYVFGTVFGALFYGLISGFLATFTPLHPLSLAMAAGVGSGSMMAAASGALIAAYPEFETQIIAFAGASNLLTYGTGLFVSVFIALPLTEKLYALFRRWKGDRP
- a CDS encoding helix-turn-helix domain-containing protein codes for the protein MKVGQANDIATFFRFNQLAAEASDEQSILRLLLDTVDAFIPHVDMAIIYLYDENQKVLRLGAGTGVSVQSLRRLAFKPGESLTGKVFLSKKPYLCLGKHEIKQNMANISPENWKWFREGTYKLDVTSSINVPFLSNGRCLGTFTLNRYSSSIPFHKKDVAIALGLAHQAALAIENVRLHQALAYSDAKEILAQSLHDGGLEHVLTRLEQLVHTPCTIEASVKEDEAIPIIRKRKRLGYLRPRRPLATLSVVDRNILEFAALMLASELEKQYDDYEQALHRRNCAFQDLLNGDYRSVESLPRAPIYCFVLAGGVSDNIALTRQIETTVQAYFPNGHFSVYEGRYVILASSCAYIDQLATYLQRHYHLVVGLSRPRMIADVASSYREAVLAAEMKSDAPLVRYQNLGCRRLWRSLDEQTKRDFVIDYLQPLLDLEPDYIATLAALIENGRGARQQTAKQLHIHVNTLYQRVKRIEQVLDISFQNERQWLQLMVAYDLYVDSHNKTAKNM
- a CDS encoding aldehyde dehydrogenase family protein, giving the protein MVQTYLNYIDGEWKASISGNVFYRSNPANYDKILGAYQASTAEDARLAIKSAAFAFPNWKNKSAIERADVLYQLMPLLAAEKDKLAAIITKEVGKTIAAARKEVDASIQALKHFSGAANRLAGETVPAGNPETFAYTIKEPLGPVGVITPFNFPLGIGIYKIAPALIAGNTVVYKPHNDTVQIATRLVELFIQAGTPKGVLNLVTGDGDKVGQELGENRTLKAISFTGSSDVGLRLGRSVTNRGGKMQAEMGGKNATVILEDADLDKAVSGIVISGLLNNGQSCTGTSRVIVPKNIAKTVTSKLVEKATAIRVGDGFDESMENGPVANEAQLRKYLHYVDIAVKEGAKLECGGKRLLGEGKDKGYFVAPTVLSGVTPEMAIAQEEVFAPVVAIMEVDSFEEAIAVANQTDFGLSSAIYTTNLQKAHEFVRRIETGVTHINIPSNHYENQLPFGGKKNSSIGPREQGSTALDFWVDTKAVYLKP